Proteins from one Silurus meridionalis isolate SWU-2019-XX chromosome 3, ASM1480568v1, whole genome shotgun sequence genomic window:
- the LOC124380803 gene encoding cartilage intermediate layer protein 1-like: MMLLTFCVILTATYVGALAPLPKVCYTQWFDRDNPSGVGDYETLVHLRAEYPQKICNKPLTIQAATLTGVPAESIGQVFQAYDTITGFGCANSEQNEGCCLDYKVRFGCPCPWPQNLIQTQTKMPLP, encoded by the exons ATGATGCTTTTG acattttgtgtgattttgacTGCTACATATGTTG gAGCCTTAGCTCCACTTCCAAAGG TTTGTTACACTCAGTGGTTTGACCGGGACAATCCCAGTGGGGTGGGAGATTATGAAACCTTGGTCCATTTGAGAGCAGAgtatccacagaagatctgtaaCAAACCTCTGACAATTCAGGCTGCAACACTGACTGGTGTTCCTGCTGAAAGCATTGGACAAGTGTTTCAAGC GTATGACACAATTACTGGCTTTGGCTGTGCAAATTCTGAACAAAATGAAGGATGCTGCTTGGACTATAAGGTTCGTTTTGGATGTCCTTGCCCCTGGCCCCAGAACCTAATCCAAACCCAGACAAAGATGCCTCTTCCTTAG